One Paenibacillus riograndensis SBR5 DNA segment encodes these proteins:
- the mprF gene encoding bifunctional lysylphosphatidylglycerol flippase/synthetase MprF: MKRFREILRRLQIVKLFSALYRYKLVQIIIPAAVILFIYWEGQKEFRRIDWAGTLHTLHHMKPATVLLLFGFALIAVATVSLYDFVLRRHFQIPLSFWETFRYSWIANTSNSVIGFSGIAGAALRTFLYRKRKIPAQTITASIAFLSTITITGLSVLSWAGILGILPMQPVLQSHPWTIYAVWAAALYLPGYLILQRTSFYAKWLNRNLPRMDAATIAASVGASLLEWAFAGISFWLIGSCFLPALSLAQALGIYTLSAITGLLSMAPGGIGGFDLTALLGLQQLGYPSGKTAAVLVLFRLLYYLFPWGIGLVLAAFDFARGREGEDGRDNAGYESVLNNWQKIWLFPTRLGVVGEIGAWSLGKLVFASGIVLLLSAATPGLLNRLQFAEELLSAPLMRLSHQLSVIIGLLLLVLSWGISHRVKRAYRLTLFFLCAGALFTFTKAFDFEEAIFLLIVALLLWISRNRFFRVATPVDPGKAALWGLVTLLAAYVYDLIATGIPPAILKHWPSNAKLMWLINPKQHAAAAIAGLVMAWLLITLFFILRPNRLTNKGASDAELARLRKFLEHEQGNLLTHVLFAGDKSFFWACNDQVLIPYAIVRREFVVLGDPIGKENLVSEAIQESQRFADLYDLTVVFYQVSPHYLPIYHENGYRFFKLGEEALVSLEHFTLSGKPSASLRSVTNRFEREGFRFEVVQPPHPEDLMKQLYEISQKWLDGKKEKGFSLGWFDEDYLQQSTLSLLSSPNGEIIAFASLAPGYDNGNTLSVDLMRNLPVKPNGTMDHLFVSLLKWAKEQGYAYFNLGMAPLSSVGQTQSAIREEKLAHLVFKHGGHWYGFLGLRKYKEKFSPVWEPRYLAYPSQVSLPILLLELVRLIARRPNKE, encoded by the coding sequence ATGAAAAGGTTCCGGGAAATTCTTCGACGATTGCAGATTGTAAAGCTATTCTCAGCTCTCTACCGCTATAAGCTGGTTCAGATCATTATTCCTGCAGCGGTGATTCTGTTCATTTACTGGGAAGGGCAGAAGGAGTTTCGAAGAATTGACTGGGCCGGCACTCTTCACACTCTCCACCATATGAAGCCGGCGACTGTACTTCTGTTGTTTGGATTTGCGCTGATCGCGGTTGCAACGGTTAGTCTATACGATTTTGTTCTCCGGCGTCATTTCCAAATTCCACTCAGTTTCTGGGAGACCTTTCGATATTCATGGATCGCTAATACCTCCAATAGCGTCATAGGCTTCTCCGGGATTGCCGGAGCTGCTTTGCGGACATTCCTATACCGCAAGCGGAAAATTCCTGCGCAGACCATTACTGCATCCATCGCTTTCCTCTCCACGATTACAATAACCGGCCTTTCTGTACTCTCATGGGCTGGGATTCTCGGCATACTGCCTATGCAGCCTGTCCTGCAATCTCATCCCTGGACGATATATGCGGTATGGGCAGCCGCCTTGTATCTACCTGGATACTTGATATTGCAGCGTACGTCCTTTTACGCAAAGTGGCTGAACCGGAATCTGCCCCGGATGGATGCAGCTACAATCGCAGCCTCTGTCGGCGCTTCCTTATTGGAGTGGGCCTTTGCGGGTATCTCCTTCTGGCTCATCGGCTCCTGCTTTCTTCCCGCACTTTCTCTTGCACAGGCACTTGGCATCTATACACTCTCAGCGATCACCGGCCTGCTCAGTATGGCTCCAGGCGGTATTGGCGGCTTCGATTTAACCGCTCTGCTGGGCCTCCAACAATTGGGTTACCCATCCGGCAAGACGGCAGCCGTCCTTGTTCTATTCCGTTTGCTGTACTACCTTTTCCCCTGGGGTATCGGTCTTGTTCTAGCTGCATTTGATTTTGCCAGGGGCCGTGAAGGAGAGGACGGGCGGGACAATGCGGGCTACGAGAGCGTGTTGAACAACTGGCAAAAGATATGGCTATTTCCAACCCGGCTCGGAGTTGTCGGGGAGATCGGGGCCTGGTCGCTGGGCAAACTTGTATTCGCAAGCGGCATCGTGCTTTTGCTCTCTGCTGCTACACCAGGCCTGCTCAATCGGCTGCAATTTGCCGAGGAGCTGTTGTCGGCTCCACTGATGAGGTTGTCCCATCAATTAAGCGTAATCATTGGCCTATTGCTGCTCGTACTTTCCTGGGGAATTTCGCATCGGGTAAAGCGGGCGTACCGGCTGACTCTTTTCTTTCTTTGTGCCGGTGCTCTGTTCACATTTACCAAGGCGTTTGATTTTGAGGAAGCTATCTTCCTGCTCATTGTGGCATTGCTGCTGTGGATATCACGAAACCGATTTTTCAGAGTCGCTACACCTGTTGACCCAGGAAAAGCGGCCCTTTGGGGGCTTGTAACACTTCTGGCTGCCTATGTCTACGATTTGATTGCTACAGGGATTCCACCTGCGATCCTAAAGCATTGGCCTTCGAATGCGAAGCTAATGTGGCTTATTAATCCGAAACAGCATGCTGCGGCTGCAATTGCAGGTCTGGTAATGGCTTGGCTGCTGATTACACTTTTTTTTATTCTTAGGCCAAACCGGTTAACCAATAAAGGGGCTTCTGATGCAGAACTGGCCAGATTGCGCAAATTCCTTGAGCACGAACAAGGCAACTTGCTGACCCACGTATTATTTGCCGGCGATAAAAGCTTTTTTTGGGCATGCAACGATCAGGTGTTGATCCCTTATGCTATTGTCCGCAGGGAATTCGTCGTTCTTGGTGATCCCATTGGTAAAGAGAATTTGGTCAGTGAAGCCATTCAGGAAAGTCAGCGTTTTGCAGACCTTTATGATTTAACGGTTGTGTTCTATCAGGTTTCTCCGCATTACCTTCCAATTTATCATGAGAATGGATACCGTTTCTTTAAATTGGGTGAGGAGGCTTTGGTTTCTTTGGAACACTTTACCCTTAGCGGTAAACCAAGCGCAAGTCTGCGCAGTGTTACTAACCGGTTCGAACGTGAAGGCTTCCGCTTTGAGGTGGTACAACCTCCTCATCCAGAAGATTTAATGAAACAGTTGTATGAAATTTCGCAAAAGTGGCTGGATGGAAAAAAGGAAAAGGGATTTTCGCTCGGCTGGTTCGATGAGGACTACTTGCAGCAATCCACACTCAGTTTATTGTCTAGTCCGAATGGTGAGATCATTGCGTTTGCCTCTTTGGCACCCGGCTATGATAATGGCAACACACTGTCTGTGGATCTCATGCGCAATCTTCCGGTTAAACCTAACGGAACAATGGATCATTTATTTGTCAGCCTATTAAAATGGGCAAAGGAACAGGGTTATGCATACTTTAATTTAGGCATGGCTCCCCTATCAAGCGTAGGACAAACTCAATCCGCCATCCGGGAAGAGAAGCTTGCCCATTTAGTTTTTAAGCATGGAGGTCATTGGTATGGATTCCTGGGCCTTAGAAAATACAAAGAAAAGTTCTCTCCGGTCTGGGAGCCCCGCTATCTCGCGTACCCTTCTCAGGTTTCGCTGCCGATCCTTCTGCTGGAACTGGTAAGGCTCATTGCCCGTCGGCCGAATAAAGAATGA
- a CDS encoding GNAT family N-acetyltransferase: protein MHIRKLNANEVPPFELLLLADPSRKLVEEYLQRGQCFTGSLNGQIIGVYVLLSTRPDTVELVNVAVDEKHQGKGIGKRLVEHAVQIAAELGFKTIEVGTGNSSIGQLALYQKCGFRIIGIDRDFFIRHYDEEIFENGMQVIDMIRLSQDL, encoded by the coding sequence ATGCACATCCGAAAGTTAAATGCCAATGAGGTACCGCCATTTGAACTGCTACTGCTAGCCGACCCATCCCGAAAGCTTGTTGAAGAATATCTTCAAAGGGGACAGTGTTTTACCGGCTCTCTGAATGGCCAAATTATTGGAGTCTATGTTCTACTGTCCACAAGACCCGATACAGTTGAATTAGTAAATGTAGCAGTCGATGAAAAGCATCAGGGCAAGGGAATCGGAAAACGGCTTGTAGAGCATGCTGTACAAATAGCCGCTGAATTGGGGTTCAAAACCATTGAAGTGGGCACCGGAAATTCTAGCATAGGACAACTTGCCCTTTATCAGAAATGCGGATTTAGAATCATTGGGATAGACAGGGACTTTTTTATTAGACATTACGATGAAGAAATATTTGAAAACGGCATGCAAGTTATAGATATGATACGACTATCCCAAGATTTATAA
- a CDS encoding GNAT family N-acetyltransferase has translation MSGNNMIVIETARLNIRKYTDEDTAALSAILSDPLTMAFWPAPFTSRQTEEWIERNIQSYLTQGFGRWAVELKETGRLIGDAGIIKLELNGRVENDLGYIIHSDYWRQGYAYEAAKSILNYAIQELGLDRICINMPADHVASEGVAIKLGLKKETEYRNRRNRDKLTCLYSSF, from the coding sequence ATGAGCGGGAATAACATGATTGTCATTGAGACCGCACGGCTGAACATCAGGAAATACACAGACGAGGATACCGCTGCTTTATCCGCCATTTTGTCAGATCCCTTAACGATGGCTTTCTGGCCGGCCCCTTTCACATCCAGGCAAACTGAGGAGTGGATTGAACGGAATATCCAATCTTATCTCACACAAGGTTTTGGAAGATGGGCAGTTGAATTAAAAGAGACGGGCCGGCTTATCGGGGATGCCGGAATCATTAAGTTGGAATTGAACGGCAGAGTGGAAAACGATTTGGGGTATATTATTCATTCGGATTACTGGAGACAGGGATACGCCTATGAAGCAGCCAAAAGCATCTTAAACTATGCCATTCAGGAACTTGGATTGGATCGGATCTGTATCAATATGCCGGCAGATCATGTTGCCTCTGAAGGGGTGGCCATCAAACTAGGCTTGAAGAAGGAAACAGAATATAGAAACAGGCGCAACCGGGACAAACTGACTTGCTTGTACAGCTCATTTTAA
- a CDS encoding ABC transporter ATP-binding protein gives MDVLRQLRGFYREKLHYLILSIFCLAAATAVGLITPNLLRRLIDEVIVPLKFTEVPVLALSVLAVVFVKACLQFAHGFFGGRLGNFLAYRLRNACYEKLQFLSFRYYDTAKTGDLMSRLTGDLEAIRLFIGFGFAQLLNVFFMVLFGSIMMFAINWQLTLITLITMPFLAAVAFRFESKIHPAFQEMRLALSSLTTAVQENVTGVRTVKSFAREAYEVEKFSHRNERYKDNQIFAAELWSKFFPVMELLASVSVAILLGVGGTLVIKGHMSLGELVAFFSLIWYIIGPVWGLGFHINNYTQSKASGERVLEVLNQHIDVKDKENARELVAAEVKGEVVFDHVTFAYGNKMPAVKDIHFSAPPGAVIGFLGGTGSGKSTIIQLMMRAYDVNKGSIRLDGVDIREYNVRSLRSQIATVFQETFLFSSSIRNNISYGLKNVGMEEIIRAAKLAKAHDFIMEMPEGYDTVVGERGMGLSGGQKQRIAIARALLKNPRILILDDATSAVDMETEHEIQAGFQEVMRGRTTLIIAHRISSLRHADQIIVMNEGNMVQQGTHQELIEVPGPYQDVYRIQYADYLARGNGRGAGDPA, from the coding sequence ATGGATGTTCTCAGGCAACTGCGGGGCTTTTATCGGGAGAAGCTGCATTATCTGATTCTGTCGATTTTTTGTTTGGCTGCCGCAACTGCAGTGGGGCTTATTACCCCCAATTTGTTAAGACGTTTGATTGATGAGGTTATTGTTCCCCTGAAGTTTACTGAGGTCCCCGTCCTTGCGCTCAGTGTATTGGCGGTAGTATTCGTCAAAGCCTGTCTGCAGTTCGCCCATGGATTTTTTGGTGGACGGCTGGGCAACTTTCTGGCTTACCGGCTGCGCAATGCCTGCTATGAGAAGCTGCAATTCCTGTCTTTCCGCTATTATGATACCGCGAAGACAGGTGACCTGATGTCCCGGCTGACCGGGGACCTTGAGGCGATCCGGCTGTTCATCGGTTTCGGATTTGCCCAACTGCTGAATGTGTTTTTTATGGTGTTGTTCGGCTCCATTATGATGTTCGCGATCAATTGGCAGCTTACACTGATTACGCTGATCACCATGCCGTTTCTGGCTGCGGTCGCCTTCCGGTTCGAATCCAAGATTCATCCGGCCTTTCAGGAGATGCGGCTTGCGCTGAGCTCTCTTACAACGGCTGTCCAGGAGAATGTCACCGGTGTGCGGACCGTCAAATCGTTTGCCAGGGAGGCTTACGAGGTAGAGAAGTTCTCGCACCGTAATGAACGCTATAAGGATAATCAGATTTTTGCCGCAGAGCTGTGGAGCAAGTTTTTCCCGGTGATGGAGCTTCTGGCTTCGGTCAGTGTGGCGATCTTGCTCGGGGTTGGCGGAACGCTGGTAATCAAGGGGCATATGTCGCTTGGTGAGCTTGTAGCCTTTTTCAGCTTAATCTGGTATATAATCGGCCCTGTATGGGGTCTTGGTTTCCATATCAACAACTATACGCAATCCAAAGCTTCCGGAGAACGCGTGCTTGAAGTGCTTAACCAGCACATCGATGTGAAGGATAAAGAGAATGCCCGTGAGCTTGTGGCTGCTGAAGTGAAGGGTGAGGTTGTTTTTGATCATGTGACGTTTGCCTACGGCAACAAAATGCCTGCGGTCAAGGATATTCATTTCAGCGCCCCACCGGGTGCAGTCATTGGGTTCCTCGGCGGGACCGGCTCCGGGAAGTCAACAATTATTCAGTTGATGATGCGGGCTTATGATGTGAATAAAGGCAGTATCCGGCTGGATGGCGTGGATATCCGTGAATATAATGTACGCAGCCTGCGGTCGCAGATTGCCACGGTGTTCCAGGAAACGTTCCTGTTCTCCTCTTCCATCCGCAATAATATTTCGTACGGCCTGAAAAATGTGGGCATGGAGGAGATTATCCGCGCCGCCAAGCTCGCCAAAGCCCATGATTTCATTATGGAAATGCCCGAAGGGTATGACACGGTGGTGGGCGAGCGGGGGATGGGGCTATCGGGCGGCCAGAAGCAGCGCATAGCTATTGCCAGGGCGCTCCTGAAGAATCCGCGGATTCTTATTCTCGATGATGCAACCAGTGCCGTCGATATGGAGACAGAGCATGAGATCCAGGCCGGGTTCCAGGAGGTTATGCGCGGGCGGACTACCCTGATTATTGCCCACCGGATTTCCTCGCTGCGGCATGCCGATCAGATTATTGTTATGAACGAGGGGAATATGGTTCAGCAGGGCACCCACCAGGAGCTGATTGAGGTTCCGGGCCCTTATCAGGATGTCTACCGGATTCAGTACGCCGATTATCTCGCCAGGGGCAATGGAAGAGGGGCAGGTGATCCGGCATGA
- a CDS encoding ABC transporter ATP-binding protein: protein MKLEANQGNTAKIKQSTAQEQSLEERFVYKDDDVIDKAFDWKQFTRLFSYMKPYARQMLPLVLVMMILGTVTKLTVPYLTSMAIDKAIAPKSGNPSLTLLYTLTAIVIVLYLIQWIAGVYRIKYTNVIGQRVIYDLRSDLFRHIQKLSFNFFDKRPAGSVLVRVTNDINSLQDLFTNGVVNLMIDCVQLLGIMVILLLINWKLGLAVMITVPIMFFVSTKLRQKIRIAWQDVRMKNSRINSHLNESIQGIRVTQAYTQEKENMNYFDAMNMDSRKSWNKASAMNQAFGPIIEITGGFGTMILFWFGAYLIQTGELTVGFLVAFSSYVSNFWDPINRLGQMYNQLLVAMASSERIFEYLDEQPSVQDNPGATPLPKIKGDIKFNKVVFEYEKGRAALKGIDLDVKAGQSIALVGHTGSGKSTIINLIGRFYDIKSGSITIDGQDTREVTLQSLREQIGIVLQDTFIFSGTIRDNIRFGRLDATDQEVEEAAKAVDAHEFISKLPGGYDTEVEERGSALSMGQRQLLSFARALLANPRILILDEATASIDTETEIKIQEALKILLQGRTSFIVAHRLSTIRHADKIVVLDHGEIKEEGTHAELTAHDGIYNGLIEAQFRFL from the coding sequence ATGAAGCTGGAAGCGAACCAAGGGAATACCGCAAAAATAAAGCAAAGTACGGCCCAGGAGCAGAGCCTGGAGGAACGGTTCGTATACAAGGACGATGATGTCATCGACAAGGCGTTTGACTGGAAACAGTTCACCCGGCTGTTCAGTTATATGAAGCCTTATGCACGGCAGATGCTGCCGCTGGTGCTGGTCATGATGATCCTCGGCACCGTTACGAAGCTGACCGTCCCTTACCTGACGAGTATGGCCATTGACAAGGCGATTGCCCCCAAGTCGGGGAATCCCAGCCTCACACTGCTGTATACACTGACTGCTATTGTGATTGTGCTTTATCTGATCCAATGGATTGCCGGGGTCTACCGGATCAAATATACAAATGTCATTGGACAGCGGGTGATCTATGATCTGCGCTCAGACCTGTTCCGGCATATTCAAAAGCTTTCTTTCAACTTTTTTGATAAACGTCCGGCGGGCTCAGTGCTGGTGCGGGTTACCAATGATATCAACTCCCTGCAGGACCTGTTCACGAACGGCGTCGTCAACTTGATGATCGACTGTGTGCAGCTGCTCGGAATCATGGTGATTCTGCTGCTGATCAACTGGAAGCTGGGGCTTGCAGTTATGATTACTGTACCCATTATGTTTTTTGTCTCCACGAAGCTGCGCCAGAAGATCCGGATAGCCTGGCAGGATGTGCGGATGAAGAACTCACGGATCAACTCCCATCTGAATGAGTCGATTCAAGGGATCCGGGTCACTCAGGCGTATACCCAGGAGAAGGAAAATATGAACTATTTCGACGCCATGAACATGGATAGCCGGAAATCCTGGAACAAGGCTTCGGCGATGAACCAGGCGTTTGGCCCGATTATCGAAATTACAGGCGGCTTCGGCACGATGATTCTGTTCTGGTTCGGGGCTTATCTGATCCAGACCGGTGAACTTACGGTAGGGTTCCTGGTGGCGTTCAGCTCTTATGTCAGCAATTTCTGGGACCCGATCAACCGGCTCGGGCAGATGTATAACCAGCTGCTGGTGGCGATGGCTTCCTCGGAACGGATCTTTGAATATCTGGATGAGCAGCCTTCTGTACAAGATAATCCTGGGGCAACACCGCTGCCGAAGATTAAGGGCGACATTAAATTTAATAAGGTCGTCTTTGAATATGAAAAAGGGCGGGCCGCGCTGAAGGGTATCGACCTTGACGTTAAGGCCGGCCAGTCGATTGCACTTGTCGGGCATACCGGCTCGGGCAAAAGCACAATCATTAACCTGATCGGCCGGTTCTATGATATCAAGAGCGGCAGCATCACCATCGACGGCCAAGACACACGCGAGGTTACGCTGCAGAGCCTGCGCGAGCAGATCGGGATTGTGCTGCAGGATACCTTTATTTTCTCGGGGACGATCCGGGACAACATCCGCTTCGGGCGGTTGGATGCTACCGATCAGGAGGTCGAGGAGGCAGCCAAAGCCGTGGATGCGCATGAATTCATCAGCAAGCTGCCCGGAGGCTACGATACCGAGGTCGAGGAACGCGGCAGTGCGCTCTCTATGGGGCAGCGCCAATTGCTGTCCTTTGCCCGGGCGCTGCTGGCCAATCCGCGGATTCTGATCCTGGATGAGGCGACTGCAAGCATTGACACCGAGACGGAGATCAAGATTCAGGAGGCGCTGAAGATTCTGCTCCAGGGCCGGACCTCCTTTATTGTCGCGCACCGGCTGTCAACCATCCGCCATGCGGATAAGATTGTCGTTCTTGATCACGGAGAGATCAAGGAAGAAGGAACCCATGCCGAGCTTACGGCGCATGACGGCATCTATAACGGCTTGATCGAAGCACAATTCCGCTTCCTGTAG
- a CDS encoding DUF7667 family protein yields MLGIHQRLAELYMLSCQRALTSEEETEQRHCLQANAMYCWEMARLNNEARLAADTDDAQWQQEISAQMYEVRVTGRAGKRRK; encoded by the coding sequence ATGCTAGGCATCCATCAGCGGCTTGCGGAGCTGTACATGTTAAGCTGTCAGCGGGCGCTGACAAGCGAAGAAGAAACCGAGCAGCGGCATTGTCTGCAGGCGAACGCCATGTACTGCTGGGAAATGGCACGGCTGAACAACGAGGCAAGGCTGGCCGCAGATACGGATGATGCCCAGTGGCAGCAGGAGATCAGTGCACAGATGTACGAAGTCCGCGTGACCGGCAGAGCGGGCAAACGGCGCAAATGA
- the licT gene encoding BglG family transcription antiterminator LicT produces the protein MIIEKVLNNNVLLTKNQKGKEVIVMGRGISFNKVAGDYVDPDKIDKVFLLNENEFTARLTELLNDIPVAHLELANEIVTYANGILGTELSDNLYLTLTDHIHFAVQRFEKGITLKNAMLFEIKRFYKKEFSIGMDALQFIEKATGFALGEDEAGFIALHLVNARMDGNEMKSTIKMTEIVQNILNIITYHYKVVLDESSLNYSRFLTHLQYFSMRVLKKETSNSGEDFLYNQVKQTYVKAFECASKINDYLEKAYAQSLGKDEYVYLTIHIQRVTERHSLE, from the coding sequence ATGATTATAGAGAAGGTGCTTAACAACAACGTGCTGCTGACGAAGAACCAGAAGGGCAAGGAAGTTATCGTGATGGGCCGGGGCATTTCCTTCAATAAAGTGGCAGGTGATTACGTGGACCCGGACAAAATTGATAAAGTCTTTTTGCTCAACGAAAACGAATTCACAGCACGGCTGACTGAACTGCTGAATGATATTCCTGTGGCCCACCTGGAACTCGCCAATGAAATCGTAACCTATGCCAACGGAATTCTGGGCACCGAGCTCAGCGACAATTTATATCTGACGCTGACGGATCATATCCATTTTGCCGTTCAGCGTTTTGAAAAGGGAATTACGCTGAAGAATGCGATGCTGTTCGAAATCAAGCGCTTTTATAAGAAGGAATTTTCCATCGGGATGGACGCGCTGCAATTTATCGAGAAGGCCACCGGCTTTGCGCTTGGGGAGGATGAAGCGGGCTTCATCGCCCTGCATTTGGTGAACGCGAGGATGGACGGAAATGAAATGAAGTCCACAATCAAGATGACGGAGATTGTCCAGAATATTCTCAATATCATTACCTATCATTACAAGGTGGTGCTGGATGAAAGCTCGCTGAACTATTCACGGTTCCTGACCCATCTGCAGTATTTCTCCATGCGGGTGCTGAAGAAGGAAACCAGCAACAGCGGCGAGGACTTCTTATACAACCAGGTTAAGCAGACTTATGTCAAAGCTTTTGAGTGCGCCAGTAAAATTAATGATTATCTGGAGAAAGCATATGCCCAGAGTCTCGGCAAGGACGAATACGTCTACCTGACGATTCATATCCAGCGGGTCACGGAGCGACACAGCCTGGAGTAG
- a CDS encoding beta-glucoside-specific PTS transporter subunit IIABC produces the protein MSSKDLSKQIITLVGGESNVNSVFHCATRLRFKLKDNGKADKAALEKTPGVITVVENSGQFQVVIGNNVSQVFEQIMKETSLQDAEKNGKDDGSESTGVLGKAVDIISSIFSPILGALAGAGVLKGLLALILSLKWVSATSGTYLILNAASDSVFYFLPVFLAVTAARKFKANQFVSVAIAGALVYPAVIAAVGSTEALKFLGIPVVLVNYSSSVIPIILAVWVQSYVEKWFRSIIHESVRNILVPMFALLIVIPLTFLAFGPVGSLISEGLASGYTWLYNLSPLVAGAIAGAFWQVFVIFGVHWGFVPIMLSNITTLGYDTMLPILAAAVLSQAGAVFGVFLKSKNTQLKALSGSSTLAAVFGITEPTIYGVTLKLKKPFIYACISGAVGGAIIAVGGARAIAFSLPGLLALPTYFGTGFAWAAIGIIVAFVLAVILVYVLGFDDPETAVEEKTSQPVVKQEITQIGKELIVSPLTGALLPLESLPDEAFASGAMGKGIVIEPSSGLLTSPVKGTVTTVFPTGHAIGITSEGGAELLIHVGVNTVKLKGKHFQKKVQEGDKVEQGQTLLEFDADAIRAAGFVTATPVIVTNSADYLDVLKNTGTEISNGELLLTLIH, from the coding sequence ATGAGCAGCAAGGACTTGTCCAAACAGATCATTACGCTTGTTGGCGGTGAATCCAATGTGAATTCGGTTTTTCACTGCGCCACACGATTAAGATTCAAACTGAAAGATAATGGCAAGGCGGATAAAGCAGCGCTCGAAAAAACTCCCGGCGTCATTACAGTAGTCGAGAACAGCGGCCAGTTTCAGGTCGTCATCGGCAACAATGTCAGCCAGGTCTTTGAACAGATCATGAAGGAAACCTCACTGCAGGATGCAGAGAAAAACGGCAAAGATGACGGCTCCGAAAGCACAGGTGTTCTCGGCAAAGCGGTGGACATCATCTCCAGTATCTTTTCCCCTATACTTGGGGCATTGGCTGGTGCCGGGGTGCTCAAAGGCCTGCTGGCATTAATCCTGTCACTCAAATGGGTCAGCGCCACAAGCGGGACTTACCTGATTCTGAACGCTGCCTCCGACAGCGTGTTCTACTTCCTTCCGGTGTTCCTGGCGGTAACCGCAGCACGGAAGTTCAAAGCCAACCAGTTTGTATCCGTGGCCATCGCCGGAGCGCTGGTCTACCCTGCAGTTATCGCAGCTGTCGGCTCTACGGAAGCACTGAAATTTTTGGGGATACCGGTTGTACTGGTCAACTACTCCTCAAGTGTCATTCCGATCATTCTGGCAGTGTGGGTACAGTCTTATGTAGAGAAATGGTTCCGTTCCATTATCCATGAATCGGTTCGCAATATCCTGGTTCCGATGTTCGCGCTGCTGATCGTCATTCCTTTGACCTTCCTGGCGTTTGGGCCTGTGGGCTCGCTGATCAGTGAAGGGCTGGCTTCCGGGTACACCTGGTTGTATAATCTTAGTCCGCTTGTCGCGGGGGCCATTGCCGGGGCGTTCTGGCAGGTGTTCGTTATCTTCGGCGTTCACTGGGGATTTGTCCCGATTATGCTCAGCAATATTACCACACTCGGTTATGACACGATGCTGCCGATTCTGGCCGCTGCGGTTCTCTCGCAGGCCGGCGCCGTATTCGGCGTGTTCCTGAAGTCCAAGAATACGCAGTTAAAAGCTTTGTCCGGATCATCCACGCTGGCCGCTGTGTTCGGGATCACCGAGCCAACGATCTACGGTGTCACCCTAAAGCTTAAAAAGCCGTTCATCTACGCTTGTATATCAGGAGCGGTTGGGGGGGCGATTATCGCTGTGGGTGGTGCCAGAGCTATCGCCTTCTCATTGCCCGGGCTGCTTGCACTGCCAACCTACTTCGGCACCGGGTTTGCCTGGGCGGCTATCGGGATCATCGTGGCCTTTGTACTAGCTGTTATCCTGGTGTATGTGTTAGGATTCGACGACCCTGAAACAGCGGTTGAGGAGAAAACATCCCAGCCGGTTGTGAAGCAGGAGATTACCCAAATCGGCAAAGAGCTGATCGTAAGCCCGCTGACGGGAGCATTGCTGCCGCTGGAAAGTCTGCCTGATGAGGCTTTTGCCTCAGGGGCAATGGGAAAAGGCATTGTAATTGAGCCGTCGTCCGGGCTGCTGACCTCGCCTGTAAAAGGAACAGTAACGACCGTATTCCCCACTGGCCATGCCATTGGCATCACCTCTGAAGGCGGTGCGGAGCTGTTGATCCATGTCGGCGTCAACACCGTGAAGCTGAAGGGCAAGCATTTTCAGAAAAAGGTGCAGGAAGGAGACAAAGTCGAGCAGGGGCAAACGCTGCTGGAGTTCGATGCCGATGCGATCCGGGCTGCCGGATTTGTGACGGCCACACCAGTCATTGTAACCAATTCCGCTGATTATCTGGATGTCCTGAAGAATACAGGTACAGAAATAAGCAATGGCGAGCTTTTGCTAACACTAATACACTAG